Proteins encoded in a region of the Planococcus shixiaomingii genome:
- a CDS encoding glycine--tRNA ligase — protein MSMEDVVNLAKHRGFVFPGSEIYGGLANTWDYGPLGVELKNNIKKAWWKKFVQESVHNVGLDAAILMNPKTWVASGHVGNFNDPMIDCKSCKTRHRADKLIEDALDAKGIEMIVDGLSFDRMAELIKEHDIKCPTCGSKDFTDIRQFNLMFKTFQGVTESSTNEIFLRPETAQGIFVNYKNVQRSMRKKMPFGIAQIGKSFRNEITPGNFTFRTREFEQMELEFFCKPGEDLEWYAYWRDFCKNWLLDLNMSEANMRLREHDADELSHYSNATVDIEYKFPFGWGELWGIADRTDFDLKRHMEHSGEDFNYIDPITNERYVPYCIEPSLGADRVTLAFLVDAYTVEELENDDKRTVLRLHPALAPYKAAVLPLSKKLADGATDVFAGLSKHFMVEYDESQSIGKRYRRQDEIGTPFCITYDFDSVEDGQVTVRHRDSMEQIRMPIADVQAYITEHTQF, from the coding sequence ATGTCAATGGAAGATGTAGTGAATTTAGCAAAACACAGAGGCTTTGTATTTCCGGGTTCTGAAATTTACGGAGGTTTGGCAAACACATGGGATTACGGCCCACTTGGTGTTGAATTGAAAAACAATATCAAAAAAGCATGGTGGAAAAAGTTCGTCCAGGAATCTGTACATAATGTCGGGTTGGACGCTGCTATATTGATGAACCCGAAAACATGGGTCGCTTCAGGCCACGTCGGAAATTTCAATGATCCGATGATCGATTGCAAGAGCTGCAAAACGCGCCACCGTGCCGACAAACTGATTGAAGATGCGTTAGATGCAAAAGGCATCGAAATGATCGTTGATGGCTTGTCATTCGACCGCATGGCCGAACTGATCAAAGAACACGACATCAAATGCCCAACTTGCGGGTCAAAAGATTTTACAGACATCCGCCAGTTCAACTTGATGTTTAAAACTTTCCAAGGTGTTACGGAATCATCCACAAACGAAATCTTCCTGCGTCCGGAAACGGCACAAGGGATTTTCGTCAACTATAAAAACGTCCAGCGCTCGATGCGCAAGAAAATGCCGTTCGGTATTGCCCAAATCGGCAAAAGCTTCCGCAACGAAATCACGCCAGGGAACTTTACGTTCCGTACCCGTGAATTCGAACAAATGGAACTTGAATTTTTCTGCAAACCGGGTGAAGACCTGGAGTGGTACGCTTACTGGCGCGATTTCTGCAAAAACTGGCTGTTGGACTTGAACATGTCCGAAGCGAACATGCGTCTTCGCGAACACGATGCAGATGAATTGTCCCATTACTCGAATGCTACCGTGGACATTGAATACAAGTTCCCATTTGGTTGGGGCGAGCTTTGGGGCATTGCAGACCGGACCGACTTTGATTTGAAACGCCATATGGAGCATTCAGGCGAAGATTTCAACTACATCGATCCAATTACAAACGAACGCTATGTGCCGTATTGCATCGAGCCTTCACTTGGAGCTGACCGCGTTACACTGGCTTTCTTGGTTGACGCTTATACGGTTGAAGAGCTGGAAAACGATGATAAGCGGACGGTTCTAAGACTTCATCCAGCACTGGCACCGTACAAAGCGGCAGTACTTCCTTTGTCCAAGAAATTGGCAGATGGCGCGACTGATGTTTTCGCTGGGCTGTCGAAGCATTTCATGGTTGAATATGACGAATCCCAATCCATCGGCAAACGCTACCGCCGACAAGATGAAATCGGAACTCCATTCTGCATCACGTACGATTTTGATTCTGTGGAAGATGGCCAAGTTACAGTACGCCACCGTGATTCAATGGAACAAATTCGCATGCCGATCGCAGACGTGCAAGCGTATATTACCGAGCATACTCAATTTTAA
- the recO gene encoding DNA repair protein RecO produces MQNQLEGIVIRARPYGETNKIVTLFTREAGKISCMARGAKKPASRLAAITQPFTHGTFSIYKGKGMGTIQHGDPLESLRHIREDILATAHASYITELIDRLTEQDEPQPVIYEMLFQALHAIDEGYDPEAITLFVEWKMLPYAGLAPTLHQCANCGATEGEFAFSFEVLGFLCHRCYDIDRYIIRLSPALVKLIRTFYFVPIERVGSLKLKKESKSLLKNIVRTIYEEKAGIRLKSRSFLEQIERTPEFFPKKENPPEDE; encoded by the coding sequence ATGCAAAATCAATTAGAGGGTATTGTGATCCGTGCACGCCCTTACGGCGAAACGAATAAAATCGTCACCTTGTTCACAAGGGAAGCCGGAAAAATTTCTTGTATGGCAAGAGGTGCTAAAAAACCGGCAAGCCGGTTGGCTGCCATCACGCAGCCGTTTACGCACGGAACCTTTTCAATCTATAAAGGGAAAGGCATGGGGACTATCCAGCACGGAGATCCTTTGGAATCCCTCCGGCATATCCGCGAGGACATTTTGGCGACTGCCCATGCCAGTTATATCACTGAATTGATCGATCGTCTGACTGAGCAGGATGAACCGCAGCCCGTAATTTATGAAATGCTTTTCCAGGCGCTGCATGCCATCGATGAAGGCTATGATCCTGAAGCCATCACCTTGTTTGTAGAATGGAAAATGCTTCCTTATGCCGGACTTGCGCCCACATTGCATCAATGCGCCAATTGCGGGGCGACAGAGGGGGAGTTCGCTTTTTCATTTGAAGTGCTCGGCTTTTTGTGCCATCGCTGCTACGACATTGACCGCTACATCATCCGGTTGAGTCCAGCTCTTGTTAAACTCATCCGAACGTTTTATTTTGTTCCGATTGAACGGGTCGGTTCATTGAAGTTGAAAAAAGAATCCAAGTCGTTGTTAAAAAACATTGTCCGCACCATTTACGAAGAAAAGGCGGGAATTCGTTTGAAGTCGCGCAGCTTTCTTGAACAAATTGAACGGACACCTGAATTTTTTCCGAAAAAAGAAAATCCGCCAGAAGACGAATAG
- a CDS encoding helix-turn-helix transcriptional regulator yields the protein MSPIELNKRQEEILQIVKGNGPITGEQIAERLHLTRATLRPDLAILTMAGFLDARPRVGYFYSGKKPGQDISDTMNNMKVGDFQSIPVVVREDVSVYDAISQMFLDDVGTLFVVDKQSMLTGVLSRKDLLRTSLGNQDLANIPVHIIMTRMPNITFCFKNEPLIQAAHRLINQQIDALPVVIEQPEGFKVIGRLTKTNITRAFLSLSESHEL from the coding sequence GTGAGTCCGATCGAACTCAATAAGAGGCAAGAAGAAATTTTGCAGATCGTCAAAGGCAATGGACCGATTACAGGTGAGCAAATTGCCGAACGTCTGCATCTGACAAGAGCTACTTTACGACCCGATTTAGCCATCTTGACAATGGCAGGCTTTTTAGATGCCCGCCCGCGCGTTGGCTATTTTTATTCGGGCAAAAAACCAGGTCAAGACATCTCCGACACGATGAACAATATGAAAGTGGGCGACTTCCAATCAATTCCTGTGGTAGTAAGGGAAGATGTCAGCGTTTATGACGCCATTAGCCAAATGTTTTTGGACGATGTCGGTACATTGTTTGTTGTTGACAAGCAATCGATGTTAACAGGTGTCTTATCGCGGAAGGACCTTCTCCGGACAAGCCTTGGGAATCAGGACTTGGCTAATATCCCTGTACATATCATCATGACCCGAATGCCCAATATTACGTTTTGCTTCAAAAACGAACCGCTTATCCAAGCGGCCCATCGTTTGATCAATCAGCAAATCGATGCATTGCCGGTCGTCATTGAACAGCCGGAAGGATTTAAAGTCATCGGCAGATTGACAAAAACGAATATTACCCGGGCATTTTTATCCCTATCGGAAAGCCACGAATTGTGA
- a CDS encoding cytidine deaminase gives MEKQQLMEQAIAARSKAYVPYSNFQVGAALLTAEGKVYQGVNIENAGYSMTNCAERTAFFKAVSEGDMKFTALAVAADTAGPVSPCGACRQVMAEFCPPDMPVYLTNLKGDVQETTVQELLPGAFSTEDLKYAAGK, from the coding sequence ATGGAGAAACAACAATTGATGGAACAAGCAATCGCTGCTCGCAGCAAAGCATACGTTCCTTATTCGAATTTTCAGGTAGGGGCTGCGCTTTTGACAGCCGAAGGGAAAGTATATCAAGGAGTCAATATCGAAAATGCGGGCTATTCTATGACGAATTGCGCGGAACGGACAGCATTTTTTAAAGCTGTTTCTGAAGGGGACATGAAGTTCACGGCTCTTGCTGTAGCAGCGGATACTGCAGGCCCTGTTTCGCCATGTGGCGCTTGCCGCCAAGTAATGGCTGAATTCTGTCCGCCGGATATGCCGGTTTATTTAACAAATTTAAAAGGGGACGTCCAGGAAACAACAGTACAAGAATTGCTTCCAGGCGCTTTTTCTACGGAGGATTTAAAATATGCAGCAGGAAAATAA
- a CDS encoding HD family phosphohydrolase, translating into MRQRAKRLYEKAGFKVIASGTIFLLGVTIYAFLYPSINSDTYDVQLFELSDETIRSAKTVEDPIKTQLERDRIAAEISPSFKFNDELARNQAAVIDSLFGYVLEVKNTAKDKKEKAPDMASMVASLRENLRLMETSDNGLRLADDTLRNLLLLPEERLQGVQKVLQDAVENRLNEPVREEAVLEVRNSIEQELREDEAIPASVLEAAIAIARFAIKPNEMVDEELTNAQMEQAKASVEPTRILQGQVLVQEGQVVDRDVYRQLELAGMTEQQQNLKPPAGLLLFAIIAMGLLWLITKRSTAKEPEKITALLVTGSIIAISLALMKLISIVSGNFEVIIAFLFPTALAGMMTRSLINERYAVFVTFLIAASAGIMLQANYAGILEMDVALYILFGGLAGIYMIERDDRRARLLQASVGVAAVNMLYVGFYLLMGQSQYDWPEIGFYLAAALVSGLISGALTIGLLPFFESVFRMLSTMRLIELSNPNHLLLKKILMETPGTYHHSVMVANLADASCEAIGANGLLARVGCYYHDIGKTKMPQFFIENQMNIRNPHDSIPPDTSRDIILAHGRQGAEILRKHKMPKEIVDIAAQHHGTSLLKFFYHKAKEKDPEVDETLYRYAGPKPQTKEIGVIAIADSVEAAVRSMKEPTSEKIKNLVDAIVEDKLKDGQFDECDLTMKELKTVKKVMCETLNGTFHTRIEYPK; encoded by the coding sequence ATGCGCCAACGGGCAAAACGCCTTTATGAAAAGGCGGGTTTTAAAGTAATTGCAAGCGGAACGATTTTTCTGCTAGGGGTCACAATTTATGCATTTTTGTATCCTTCGATAAATAGTGATACGTATGACGTTCAATTATTTGAATTATCGGACGAAACGATCCGGTCGGCAAAAACGGTTGAAGATCCCATTAAGACCCAACTGGAAAGAGATCGGATAGCGGCAGAAATTTCGCCAAGCTTTAAATTCAACGATGAACTTGCCAGAAATCAGGCAGCAGTCATCGATTCGCTTTTCGGCTATGTCTTGGAAGTAAAAAATACGGCTAAAGACAAAAAAGAAAAAGCGCCGGATATGGCATCCATGGTAGCTAGCCTCCGGGAAAATCTCCGGCTGATGGAAACGAGCGATAACGGCTTAAGGTTGGCGGATGATACGCTGCGGAATCTTTTGCTATTGCCTGAGGAGCGGCTTCAAGGAGTACAGAAAGTGCTGCAAGACGCTGTGGAAAATCGATTGAACGAGCCGGTTCGGGAAGAAGCCGTCCTTGAAGTACGCAACAGCATTGAACAGGAACTGAGAGAAGATGAAGCGATACCGGCCTCCGTTTTGGAAGCGGCCATCGCCATCGCCCGCTTTGCCATAAAGCCGAATGAAATGGTAGACGAAGAATTGACGAACGCTCAGATGGAACAAGCCAAAGCCAGTGTCGAGCCGACACGGATCTTGCAAGGGCAAGTGCTGGTCCAAGAAGGCCAAGTGGTGGACCGGGATGTTTACCGCCAGTTGGAACTGGCAGGCATGACCGAACAACAGCAAAATCTAAAACCGCCGGCCGGCTTACTGCTTTTTGCCATTATTGCAATGGGTTTGCTATGGCTCATCACGAAGCGTTCGACGGCAAAAGAGCCGGAGAAAATAACTGCGCTGTTAGTGACTGGCAGCATAATAGCCATTTCACTGGCATTGATGAAGTTGATAAGCATAGTCAGCGGAAATTTTGAAGTGATCATCGCATTTCTGTTTCCAACCGCTTTGGCCGGTATGATGACCCGTTCATTAATAAATGAGCGATATGCAGTTTTTGTAACGTTCCTTATAGCGGCGAGTGCCGGAATTATGCTGCAAGCAAATTATGCAGGGATTTTGGAAATGGATGTTGCATTATATATTTTATTTGGCGGGCTTGCTGGCATTTATATGATTGAACGAGACGACCGGCGTGCGCGTTTATTGCAGGCGAGCGTCGGGGTTGCTGCTGTTAATATGTTGTATGTAGGGTTTTACCTGCTAATGGGCCAAAGCCAGTATGATTGGCCGGAAATCGGATTTTATTTGGCGGCAGCTTTGGTTTCGGGTTTGATATCAGGTGCATTGACAATTGGGCTTTTGCCGTTTTTTGAATCGGTATTTCGAATGTTGTCGACCATGCGGCTTATTGAATTGTCCAATCCGAATCATCTGCTGTTAAAGAAAATCTTGATGGAAACGCCGGGGACATACCATCACAGTGTCATGGTTGCCAATTTGGCGGACGCCTCCTGCGAAGCTATAGGGGCAAATGGTTTACTGGCACGAGTTGGGTGCTATTATCATGATATAGGGAAAACTAAAATGCCTCAATTTTTTATTGAAAATCAAATGAATATACGAAACCCGCATGACTCCATCCCGCCTGACACAAGCCGTGACATCATTTTGGCTCATGGCAGACAAGGGGCGGAAATTCTTAGAAAGCACAAAATGCCAAAAGAAATCGTCGATATAGCGGCACAGCACCACGGCACCAGTTTGCTGAAGTTTTTTTACCACAAAGCAAAAGAGAAGGACCCTGAAGTGGATGAGACACTTTACCGCTACGCAGGACCGAAACCGCAAACAAAGGAAATCGGAGTAATCGCCATTGCCGACAGCGTTGAAGCTGCAGTCCGGTCGATGAAAGAACCGACTTCAGAAAAAATAAAAAATTTGGTCGATGCCATTGTAGAGGATAAACTGAAAGATGGGCAGTTTGATGAATGTGATTTGACGATGAAAGAATTGAAAACGGTTAAAAAGGTAATGTGCGAAACGTTGAACGGAACGTTCCATACACGAATTGAATATCCGAAATAA
- a CDS encoding PhoH family protein, giving the protein MTENQLLELHVKDPNEALLLLGISDNHMTLIEEALDIQIITRGDVIRLSGTDEGKQTGKLLIEQLLKVIRRGINIDQRDIVSAIEMAKAGTIEYFAELYDEEIAKNANGKSIRAKTIGQRHYVRAVRGKDLVFGIGPAGTGKTYLAVVMAVQALKTGAVKRIILTRPAVEAGESLGFLPGDLKEKVDPYLRPLYDSLHDVLGLEQTNRFIERGIIEIAPLAYMRGRTLDEAFVILDEAQNTTKAQMKMFLTRLGFDSKMIITGDKTQIDLPRGAESGLIAAETILKGVKDVHFQYLESGDVVRHPLVAKIIEAYENQST; this is encoded by the coding sequence ATGACAGAAAACCAATTACTCGAACTGCATGTTAAAGATCCAAATGAAGCCTTGCTACTTCTTGGGATTTCTGATAATCATATGACTCTCATTGAAGAAGCACTTGATATTCAAATTATCACCCGAGGAGATGTCATCAGATTATCAGGCACAGATGAAGGCAAACAGACGGGAAAACTTCTAATAGAACAATTGCTTAAAGTTATCCGCAGAGGTATAAATATCGATCAGCGCGACATTGTGTCAGCAATTGAAATGGCAAAAGCGGGAACAATCGAATATTTCGCTGAACTTTATGATGAAGAAATTGCAAAAAACGCGAACGGAAAATCGATTCGTGCGAAAACAATCGGACAACGCCATTATGTCCGTGCAGTACGGGGGAAAGACCTGGTATTCGGGATTGGGCCAGCAGGAACCGGGAAAACGTATCTGGCGGTCGTGATGGCGGTGCAAGCACTCAAAACTGGCGCAGTCAAACGCATCATCTTAACCCGTCCAGCAGTGGAAGCTGGAGAAAGCCTTGGATTTCTGCCGGGTGATTTAAAAGAAAAAGTAGATCCTTATCTTCGGCCATTATATGATTCCCTTCATGATGTATTAGGGCTGGAACAAACCAACCGTTTTATTGAACGAGGAATCATTGAAATTGCACCGCTTGCTTATATGAGAGGGCGTACTTTAGACGAAGCATTTGTCATTTTGGACGAAGCGCAAAATACGACAAAAGCCCAAATGAAAATGTTTTTGACACGTCTCGGCTTTGATTCGAAAATGATCATCACCGGAGACAAAACACAGATTGATTTGCCGCGCGGAGCCGAATCCGGATTGATTGCTGCGGAAACCATATTAAAAGGCGTAAAAGATGTTCATTTCCAGTACCTGGAAAGCGGAGACGTCGTTCGACATCCACTTGTCGCCAAAATTATTGAAGCATACGAAAACCAGTCTACTTAA
- the era gene encoding GTPase Era, giving the protein MQQENNGFKSGFISIIGRPNVGKSTFLNRVVGQKIAIMSDKPQTTRNKVQGVVTTNESQMIFIDTPGINEPRHKLGDFMLKVAKNTFREVDVLLFVASADERIGKQDRFVLDMLKGLEVPVFLVLNKIDQVHPDNLPKIIESYRNEFDFKEAIPISALQGNNVENLLAKINEYLPEGPQYYPADQITDHPERFIISELIREKALHLTREEIPHSIAVVIEKIAPDQESENMIRVQATIMVERDSQKGIVIGKKGVLLKEIGTRARQDIENLLGSKVYLELWVKVQKDWRNKAMHLRDFGFRDDEY; this is encoded by the coding sequence ATGCAGCAGGAAAATAACGGCTTTAAATCAGGGTTTATTTCCATCATTGGACGCCCGAATGTCGGGAAATCGACTTTCTTAAACCGTGTAGTCGGCCAGAAAATCGCTATTATGAGCGATAAGCCGCAGACGACCCGCAACAAAGTGCAGGGCGTTGTTACGACAAACGAAAGCCAAATGATTTTCATCGATACACCAGGCATCAACGAACCGCGCCATAAACTCGGTGATTTCATGTTGAAAGTTGCGAAAAACACATTCCGTGAAGTGGACGTCCTGTTGTTTGTCGCCAGTGCGGATGAGCGAATTGGCAAGCAGGACCGCTTTGTCCTTGATATGCTGAAAGGCCTTGAAGTTCCAGTATTCTTAGTTCTTAACAAGATCGATCAGGTTCACCCGGACAACTTGCCGAAAATCATTGAATCATACCGCAATGAATTCGATTTTAAAGAAGCAATTCCGATTTCTGCCCTGCAAGGCAATAATGTTGAAAACTTGCTGGCTAAAATCAACGAGTACTTGCCGGAAGGGCCGCAATATTACCCTGCCGACCAAATAACAGACCATCCGGAACGCTTTATCATCTCTGAATTGATCCGGGAAAAAGCATTGCATTTGACTCGCGAAGAAATTCCGCATTCGATTGCCGTGGTCATCGAAAAGATTGCGCCAGACCAAGAAAGTGAAAATATGATCCGTGTCCAAGCAACCATCATGGTCGAGCGGGATTCGCAAAAAGGCATTGTCATCGGCAAAAAAGGGGTATTATTGAAAGAGATCGGTACCCGCGCGCGCCAAGACATTGAAAACTTGCTTGGCTCAAAAGTTTATTTGGAACTTTGGGTCAAAGTGCAGAAAGACTGGCGTAACAAAGCGATGCATTTGCGCGATTTCGGCTTCCGAGACGACGAATACTAA
- the floA gene encoding flotillin-like protein FloA (flotillin-like protein involved in membrane lipid rafts), translating into MGLETLGLGAAIIAIIVVLAIFFTFVPITLWISAMAAGVRVSIFTLVGMRLRRVIPSRIVNPLIKASKAGLTVTINQLESHYLAGGNVDRVVNALIAAHRANIELPFERAAAIDLAGRDVLEAVQMSVNPKVIETPFIAGVAMNGIEVKAKARITVRANIDRLVGGAGEATIVARVGEGIVSTLGSSTSHATVLENPDLISQTVLAKGLDSGTAFEILSIDIADVDIGKNIGAELQTEQAEADKKIAQAKAEERRAMAVASEQEMKAKVVEMRAKVVEAEAEVPMAMSEALRSGNFGVMDYINYKNVQADTSMRDSIARSGAEMSDNK; encoded by the coding sequence ATGGGACTTGAAACACTTGGATTAGGCGCTGCTATAATCGCCATTATCGTTGTATTGGCTATATTCTTCACTTTTGTTCCGATTACGCTTTGGATTTCCGCAATGGCGGCAGGCGTACGCGTCAGTATTTTCACTTTGGTCGGGATGCGGCTACGCCGCGTTATTCCGTCGCGAATTGTAAATCCGCTGATCAAGGCTTCAAAAGCGGGTCTGACGGTAACTATCAATCAACTTGAAAGCCATTATCTGGCAGGGGGGAACGTTGACCGTGTAGTTAACGCATTGATCGCGGCCCACCGAGCAAATATCGAACTGCCGTTTGAACGCGCTGCGGCGATTGATTTGGCTGGACGTGACGTGCTGGAAGCAGTACAAATGTCCGTTAACCCGAAAGTCATTGAAACGCCATTTATCGCAGGTGTAGCGATGAATGGGATTGAAGTTAAAGCGAAAGCCCGCATTACGGTCCGGGCTAATATTGACCGCCTAGTAGGTGGTGCCGGTGAAGCGACAATCGTTGCCCGTGTAGGTGAAGGTATCGTCTCGACGCTCGGTTCCAGTACAAGCCATGCAACAGTGCTTGAAAATCCTGATTTGATTTCTCAAACCGTTTTGGCGAAAGGGCTTGACTCCGGTACAGCATTTGAAATTCTGTCGATCGATATTGCGGATGTGGATATCGGCAAAAATATCGGTGCAGAGCTTCAAACTGAACAAGCGGAAGCTGACAAAAAGATTGCGCAGGCAAAAGCGGAAGAACGCCGTGCAATGGCTGTCGCAAGCGAACAGGAAATGAAAGCCAAAGTTGTGGAAATGAGAGCAAAAGTTGTCGAAGCGGAAGCTGAAGTTCCTATGGCGATGTCAGAAGCGCTGCGCTCAGGAAATTTTGGCGTAATGGACTATATCAACTACAAAAACGTCCAGGCAGATACCAGCATGCGGGATTCCATCGCTCGTTCTGGAGCCGAAATGTCCGACAATAAGTAA
- the ybeY gene encoding rRNA maturation RNase YbeY yields the protein MLSIDLLDETATLSDSDLQFVEKVLKHAAEAEEIGTAEVSVTFVTNDMIQDINKEYRGKNEPTDVISFAMEELGEGELEIVGLMAPRTLGDIIISLDRTKEQAADYGHSFERELGFLAVHGFLHLLGYDHMTKEDEKKMFSRQEEILSSLGITRNQNERE from the coding sequence ATGTTGTCAATCGATTTACTGGATGAGACAGCTACTTTGAGCGACAGTGATTTGCAATTTGTAGAAAAAGTGCTGAAGCATGCAGCGGAGGCTGAAGAAATTGGAACTGCCGAGGTGTCGGTGACGTTTGTAACCAATGACATGATCCAGGACATTAATAAGGAATACCGTGGAAAAAACGAACCGACGGATGTTATTTCTTTTGCAATGGAGGAACTGGGGGAAGGCGAGCTTGAAATCGTTGGCTTGATGGCACCGCGCACCTTAGGCGATATTATCATTTCACTGGACCGGACAAAAGAGCAGGCAGCTGATTATGGCCATTCATTTGAACGTGAACTTGGCTTTCTGGCTGTTCATGGGTTTTTGCATCTTCTTGGTTATGACCATATGACCAAAGAAGACGAGAAAAAGATGTTTTCACGGCAAGAAGAAATCTTATCATCACTAGGAATTACGCGTAACCAAAATGAACGCGAATAG
- a CDS encoding diacylglycerol kinase family protein, whose amino-acid sequence MNANRFFRSFKFAAEGIKTALVKEQNVRFHFLAAVIVVIAAFFTGLSYTEWQVIILLIGGMIALELINSALERVVDLVTGEFHPLAKQAKDIAAGAVLVFAVASAIIGLLIFIPKWF is encoded by the coding sequence ATGAACGCGAATAGATTTTTTCGTTCATTCAAATTTGCGGCAGAAGGGATAAAAACGGCGCTAGTTAAAGAACAAAACGTTCGTTTCCACTTTTTGGCGGCCGTAATTGTGGTGATCGCCGCTTTTTTCACCGGCTTGTCGTATACTGAATGGCAGGTCATCATTTTGTTGATCGGCGGCATGATTGCACTGGAATTGATCAATTCTGCACTCGAGCGCGTCGTGGACTTGGTGACTGGTGAATTTCATCCTCTCGCCAAACAAGCAAAAGACATAGCAGCAGGTGCAGTTTTGGTTTTCGCAGTTGCTAGTGCTATAATTGGTTTACTAATCTTTATACCAAAATGGTTTTAA